A single window of Microbispora hainanensis DNA harbors:
- a CDS encoding Fur family transcriptional regulator: protein MDDAGRLRQAGLRVTAARLAILQTVSGGDHLDVEAIHRGVCDRVGQVSLQAVYDSLNALHCGGLLRRIEPAGSPTRYETRVGDNHHHLVCRNCGRVADVDCAVGHAPCLEPASNAGYLVDEADVIYWGLCPACRTETGSAPPCPSRD from the coding sequence GTGGACGACGCCGGGCGCCTTCGCCAGGCCGGACTTCGGGTGACCGCGGCCCGGCTCGCGATCCTGCAGACCGTGAGCGGGGGCGACCACCTCGACGTGGAAGCCATCCATCGCGGTGTCTGCGACCGGGTCGGGCAGGTGTCCCTGCAAGCCGTCTACGACTCGCTGAACGCGTTGCACTGCGGCGGGCTGCTGCGCCGCATCGAGCCCGCGGGCAGCCCGACGCGGTACGAGACGCGGGTGGGAGACAACCACCACCATCTCGTCTGCCGCAACTGCGGACGAGTCGCGGACGTCGACTGCGCGGTGGGGCACGCGCCCTGCCTGGAGCCGGCCTCGAACGCCGGCTATCTGGTGGACGAGGCGGACGTCATCTACTGGGGCCTGTGCCCGGCGTGCCGGACGGAGACCGGCAGCGCCCCGCCCTGCCCCTCCCGCGACTGA
- a CDS encoding catalase, which yields MTDRHITTTDAGVPAPSDEFSLSVGPNGPLLLQDHYLIQKMAHFNRERVPERVVHAKGGGAYGVLRITEDVSQYTKASLFRKGKETELFLRFSTVAGELGSADTVRDPRGFAIKFYTDDGNYDIVGNNTPIFFIRDPSKFSDFIHSQKRRADTHTRDNNMQWDFWTLSPESAHQVSFLMTDRGTPRSWRHMHGFGSHTFLWYNAAGEKFWVKYHFKTEQGIENLTDAEARALVAEDPDFHLRDLHTAIRNGDHPAWTVNVQIMPFEDAADYRFNPFDLTKVWPHSDYPEITIGRFVLNRNPENYFAEVEQAGFEPANLVPGVGPSPDRMLQGRLFSYPDAHRYRIGPNYLQLPVNAPKAPVHSYNRDGHMRYRNPGDPVYAPNSVNGPAADPSLYEGENYHVAGEIIRSAQVRHREDDDYVQPRALWENVLSDVDRDHMVSNIVGHASAPEVTADMKKRVADYWTNVHKDLGQRVAQGLGVA from the coding sequence ATGACCGACAGGCACATCACCACCACCGACGCCGGGGTCCCCGCTCCCAGCGACGAGTTCTCGCTGTCCGTCGGTCCCAACGGCCCGCTGCTGCTGCAGGACCACTACCTGATCCAGAAGATGGCCCACTTCAACCGGGAACGGGTCCCCGAGCGCGTGGTGCACGCCAAGGGCGGCGGCGCGTACGGCGTGCTGCGGATCACGGAGGACGTCAGCCAGTACACCAAGGCCTCGCTGTTCCGGAAGGGCAAGGAGACCGAGCTCTTCCTGCGCTTCTCGACCGTCGCCGGCGAACTGGGCAGCGCCGACACCGTGCGCGACCCCCGCGGCTTCGCGATCAAGTTCTACACGGACGACGGCAACTACGACATCGTCGGCAACAACACGCCGATCTTCTTCATCCGCGACCCCTCGAAGTTCTCCGACTTCATCCACTCGCAGAAGCGCCGCGCCGACACCCACACGCGCGACAACAACATGCAGTGGGACTTCTGGACGCTGTCGCCCGAGTCGGCCCACCAGGTGTCGTTCCTCATGACCGACCGCGGCACCCCGCGCAGCTGGCGGCACATGCACGGCTTCGGGTCGCACACCTTCCTCTGGTACAACGCCGCGGGCGAGAAGTTCTGGGTGAAGTATCACTTCAAGACCGAGCAGGGCATCGAGAACCTCACCGACGCCGAGGCCAGGGCGCTGGTGGCGGAGGACCCGGACTTCCACCTCCGCGACCTGCACACCGCCATCAGGAACGGCGACCACCCGGCGTGGACGGTCAACGTCCAGATCATGCCGTTCGAGGACGCGGCGGACTACCGGTTCAACCCGTTCGACCTCACCAAGGTCTGGCCGCACTCCGACTATCCGGAGATCACCATCGGCCGGTTCGTGCTGAACCGCAACCCGGAGAACTACTTCGCCGAGGTCGAGCAGGCGGGCTTCGAGCCGGCGAACCTGGTGCCGGGCGTCGGTCCCTCCCCGGACAGGATGCTCCAGGGCAGGCTGTTCTCCTACCCGGACGCCCACCGCTACCGCATCGGGCCGAACTACCTGCAGCTTCCGGTCAACGCGCCGAAGGCGCCCGTGCACAGCTACAACCGCGACGGTCACATGCGCTACCGCAACCCGGGCGACCCGGTCTACGCGCCGAACAGCGTCAACGGCCCCGCCGCCGACCCGTCGCTCTACGAGGGCGAGAACTACCACGTCGCCGGTGAGATCATCCGGAGCGCCCAGGTCAGGCACCGCGAGGACGACGACTACGTGCAGCCCCGCGCGCTGTGGGAGAACGTGCTCTCGGACGTCGACCGCGACCACATGGTGAGCAACATCGTCGGCCACGCCTCGGCTCCCGAGGTCACCGCCGACATGAAGAAGCGCGTCGCCGACTACTGGACCAATGTCCACAAGGACCTCGGCCAGCGCGTCGCGCAGGGGCTCGGCGTCGCCTGA